The Microbacterium foliorum genome has a window encoding:
- the argF gene encoding ornithine carbamoyltransferase encodes MTRHLLRDDDLTPAEQAEILDLALELKKDRWANKALAGPQTVAVIFDKSSTRTRVSFAVGIADLGGSPLIISTASSQLGGKETPSDTARVLERQVAAIVWRTYAQAGLEEMAAGTSVPVVNALSDDFHPCQLLADLLTIREHKGDLKGLTLTFFGDGRSNMAHSYALAGVTAGMHVRIASPADYAPRADIVEAADRRAAETGGSITLLTDAVEAAAGADVIVTDTWVSMGKEEEKLARIRDLGGYKVTPETMELADSDAIFIHCLPADRGYEVDSDVIDGPQSVVWDEAENRLHAQKALLVWLLERKGA; translated from the coding sequence ATGACCCGCCACCTGCTGCGTGACGACGATCTGACCCCCGCAGAGCAGGCGGAGATCCTCGATCTCGCCCTCGAGCTGAAGAAGGATCGCTGGGCGAACAAGGCCCTCGCGGGTCCCCAGACGGTCGCGGTGATCTTCGACAAGTCGTCGACCCGCACCAGGGTCTCGTTCGCGGTCGGCATCGCCGACCTCGGAGGCTCGCCCCTGATCATCTCGACCGCGAGCAGCCAGCTGGGCGGCAAGGAGACCCCGTCCGACACCGCGCGGGTGCTCGAGCGTCAGGTCGCGGCCATCGTGTGGCGCACCTATGCGCAGGCGGGCCTCGAGGAGATGGCCGCCGGAACCAGCGTCCCCGTCGTCAACGCCCTCTCCGACGACTTCCACCCGTGCCAGCTGCTCGCCGACCTGCTCACGATCCGTGAGCACAAGGGCGACCTGAAGGGGCTCACCCTGACCTTCTTCGGCGACGGGCGGAGCAACATGGCCCATTCGTACGCGCTCGCCGGGGTCACGGCGGGGATGCACGTGCGCATCGCCTCGCCGGCGGACTACGCGCCCCGTGCCGACATCGTCGAGGCGGCGGATCGTCGTGCCGCCGAGACCGGCGGTTCGATCACCCTCCTCACCGACGCCGTGGAGGCGGCGGCCGGCGCCGACGTCATCGTCACCGACACCTGGGTGTCGATGGGCAAGGAGGAGGAGAAGCTCGCCAGGATCCGCGACCTCGGGGGATACAAGGTGACGCCGGAGACGATGGAGCTCGCCGATTCCGACGCGATCTTCATCCACTGTCTCCCCGCCGACCGGGGGTACGAGGTCGACTCCGACGTGATCGACGGCCCGCAGAGCGTCGTGTGGGATGAGGCCGAGAACCGTCTGCATGCGCAGAAGGCGCTGCTGGTGTGGCTGCTCGAGCGGAAGGGCGCCTGA
- a CDS encoding DUF4184 family protein, whose amino-acid sequence MPFTPSHAVVALPFVRTPLVPAAIAIGAMTPDLPLFLRGVGLRYSFTHTFENVLWTALVAFVLFLLWRVLLRPAVGELSPLPLARRLPAEWQQTGITAARSAVGVGEPRRAYPVLLAVSLILGVLSHIVWDLFTHEGRWGVEILPALGTMWGPLTGFKWLQHGSSAAGLLILGVWAWRRLRDASPRVISERAVPAGVRLAWWSSLPVILLAAIIIGYLAYGPFTAEFTAQHLAYRVLPPACALWGALTLALCLTIPLLRRRHQTG is encoded by the coding sequence ATGCCGTTCACCCCGAGCCACGCGGTGGTCGCTCTGCCGTTCGTCCGCACACCGCTCGTGCCCGCGGCGATCGCGATCGGAGCGATGACGCCGGATCTGCCGTTGTTCCTTCGCGGAGTGGGCCTGCGCTACTCGTTCACCCACACTTTCGAGAACGTGCTGTGGACCGCGCTGGTCGCCTTCGTGCTGTTCCTCCTGTGGCGGGTGCTGCTGCGTCCGGCCGTGGGCGAGCTCTCTCCGCTGCCTCTGGCGCGACGGCTGCCGGCGGAGTGGCAGCAGACCGGCATCACCGCTGCGAGATCGGCGGTCGGTGTCGGCGAGCCGCGTCGGGCATACCCGGTGCTGCTCGCGGTGTCGCTGATCCTCGGGGTCCTGAGCCACATCGTCTGGGATCTCTTCACCCACGAAGGACGGTGGGGTGTCGAGATCCTCCCCGCGCTGGGCACGATGTGGGGGCCGCTGACGGGGTTCAAGTGGCTTCAGCACGGATCCAGCGCGGCGGGTCTGCTGATCCTCGGCGTCTGGGCGTGGCGACGACTGCGCGACGCCTCGCCCCGCGTCATCTCCGAGCGGGCAGTGCCCGCGGGCGTGCGCCTCGCCTGGTGGTCGTCGTTGCCGGTGATTCTTCTCGCCGCGATCATCATCGGGTACCTCGCCTACGGGCCTTTCACCGCGGAGTTCACCGCCCAGCATCTCGCTTATCGCGTGCTGCCACCGGCCTGCGCGCTGTGGGGTGCGCTCACGCTGGCCCTGTGCCTGACGATCCCGCTGCTCCGCCGACGTCACCAGACGGGCTGA
- a CDS encoding CoA transferase, with translation MIRTPSVSPAASILRRVRADLGIAESGHDDGDVIPGVVPLPSRLAVGDLAWASVRACGLVADIGGLPDPERVAVAYRSDRVLTVDGTPPDVWSVYSGFWRTADGWVRTHGNYPHHARRLRDGLGLGTDADAHSVRAALLALTSHEAVDRITVARGLAVPVREEDPRDDERRRTAPLLAVEHMPSPTPRSSPDTHRRRGSGRIVSMPLAGVRVLDLTRVIAGPVCTRTLALLGADVLRIDPPHLAEPEWQHLDTGHGKRSAVLDARSGRFEELLAAADVVVLGYRPAALERLGLSPSDLVARHPGLVIAQLSAWGDDEPHRAGFDSLVQAESGIAMIESADGERPGALPAQALDHSAGYLLAAAVINLLDRERRDGDSWVVRTSLRRIAAELLGLPRNRRPAVEPEIDLSAHTAAFEVGGHRVSTARPALPGAEFAAPHLWGSDQPVW, from the coding sequence GTGATTCGAACCCCCTCCGTCTCCCCCGCCGCCTCGATCCTTCGACGTGTACGCGCGGACCTCGGCATCGCCGAGAGCGGGCACGATGACGGCGACGTCATCCCGGGTGTCGTTCCCCTCCCCTCGCGTCTCGCCGTAGGAGATCTCGCGTGGGCCAGTGTTCGCGCGTGCGGGCTGGTCGCGGACATCGGCGGCCTGCCGGACCCCGAACGGGTCGCCGTCGCGTACCGGAGTGATCGCGTGCTCACCGTCGATGGAACGCCGCCGGACGTGTGGTCGGTGTACTCGGGCTTCTGGCGCACCGCGGACGGCTGGGTCCGCACCCACGGCAACTACCCGCACCACGCCCGTCGACTGCGCGACGGGCTCGGGCTGGGGACGGACGCCGATGCGCACAGCGTCCGCGCCGCGCTCCTCGCCCTCACCTCTCACGAAGCGGTCGACCGGATCACCGTCGCGCGCGGGCTCGCCGTGCCGGTACGCGAGGAGGATCCGCGCGATGACGAGCGACGGCGCACCGCTCCCCTGCTCGCCGTCGAGCACATGCCCTCCCCCACGCCCCGCTCGAGTCCCGACACTCACCGTCGCCGCGGATCCGGCCGCATCGTGTCGATGCCGCTCGCCGGCGTCCGGGTGCTGGATCTCACTCGCGTGATCGCCGGGCCGGTCTGCACGCGCACCCTCGCGCTGCTCGGCGCCGACGTGCTGCGCATCGACCCGCCCCACCTCGCCGAACCTGAGTGGCAGCACCTGGACACCGGTCACGGCAAACGGTCCGCGGTGCTCGATGCACGCAGCGGACGATTCGAGGAGCTGCTCGCCGCGGCAGACGTCGTGGTCCTGGGATACCGACCCGCCGCACTCGAGCGGCTCGGTCTCTCGCCGTCGGACCTGGTGGCTCGGCATCCGGGTCTCGTCATCGCCCAGCTCAGCGCGTGGGGCGACGACGAGCCGCATCGGGCGGGATTCGACAGTCTGGTGCAGGCCGAGTCCGGCATCGCCATGATCGAATCAGCGGACGGCGAGCGTCCTGGCGCTCTACCGGCCCAGGCTCTGGATCACAGCGCCGGCTACCTGCTCGCCGCGGCGGTGATCAACCTGCTCGACCGGGAACGGCGCGACGGCGACTCGTGGGTCGTGCGCACATCCCTGCGGCGCATCGCGGCCGAGCTGCTCGGACTGCCGCGGAACCGACGCCCCGCGGTGGAGCCGGAGATCGATCTCTCTGCACACACCGCCGCATTCGAGGTGGGCGGACATCGGGTGTCGACGGCACGACCCGCTCTTCCCGGCGCGGAGTTCGCCGCCCCGCACCTCTGGGGTTCCGATCAGCCCGTCTGGTGA
- a CDS encoding SatD family protein has protein sequence MVIAVLADIVGSRRLDDRAAAQRTLDETIARVEKDVPLAQHPLVPTVGDEQQGLYRDLESAMVSLLMIQLALPDGLAFRFGIGVGEVRAVDSVHGELADGPGWYAARAAIEIVHAREGRAVPRTRTWIVGAPGQDEVMESTIAASNAYLLVRDELVGVMNERERRLTYGRLLGRSQHDLAAEEGISQPSVSKSLRNAGSAALLEGLAALRGGTA, from the coding sequence ATGGTCATCGCCGTACTCGCCGACATCGTGGGGTCTCGCAGACTCGACGACCGCGCTGCGGCGCAGCGGACCCTCGACGAGACCATCGCCAGAGTCGAGAAGGACGTTCCGCTCGCGCAGCATCCGCTCGTCCCCACCGTCGGCGACGAGCAGCAGGGGCTCTACCGCGACCTCGAGAGCGCGATGGTGTCACTGCTGATGATCCAGCTCGCGCTGCCGGACGGCCTCGCCTTCCGCTTCGGGATCGGGGTCGGGGAGGTGCGCGCGGTCGACTCCGTGCACGGTGAGCTCGCCGACGGGCCGGGCTGGTATGCCGCACGCGCCGCGATCGAGATCGTGCATGCGCGAGAAGGTCGCGCCGTGCCGCGCACCCGCACCTGGATTGTCGGAGCCCCCGGGCAGGATGAGGTCATGGAGAGCACGATCGCGGCATCGAACGCCTACCTCCTCGTCCGCGACGAACTGGTCGGGGTGATGAACGAGCGGGAGCGACGGCTGACGTACGGGCGTCTGCTGGGGCGGTCGCAGCACGATCTCGCCGCCGAGGAGGGCATCTCGCAGCCCAGCGTCTCCAAGTCGCTGCGCAACGCCGGAAGCGCCGCACTCCTCGAGGGACTGGCCGCGCTCCGGGGAGGCACCGCATGA
- the tyrS gene encoding tyrosine--tRNA ligase has product MSNTDLTTAPPAIDPTFENVWDELLWRGLVHVSTDQEALRALLAGDPITYYCGFDPTAPSLHLGNLVQLLTLRRIQLAGHRPLGLVGGSTGLIGDPRPTAERTLNTRETVEEWVGRLRAQVERYLSFEGDNAARIVNNLDWTAPLSAIDFLREIGKHYRVGTMLKKDAVAARLSSDEGISYTEFSYQILQGMDFLELYRQYDCVLQTGGSDQWGNLTSGTDLIRRSEGVAAHAIGTPLITNSDGTKFGKSEGNAIWLDPEMCSPYRMYQFWLSTADADVIERLKVFTFLTRAEIEEYEALVESEPFRRAAQKRLALEVVATVHGIDATAAVIAASEALFGQGDLTALDASTLRTALEELPHATAEAGSSVVDALVATGLVSSTSEARRAIGQGGVSLDGERVQDDTVTVRGTLPGGVSVLRRGKKTLAGIFLA; this is encoded by the coding sequence GTGTCGAATACCGATCTGACGACCGCCCCACCGGCGATCGACCCCACGTTCGAGAACGTGTGGGACGAACTGCTGTGGCGCGGGCTCGTCCATGTGTCCACTGACCAGGAGGCGCTGCGCGCCCTTCTCGCCGGGGACCCGATCACGTATTACTGCGGCTTCGACCCGACCGCACCCAGCCTGCACCTCGGCAATCTGGTGCAGCTGCTGACGCTGCGACGGATCCAGCTCGCCGGGCACAGACCGCTCGGTCTCGTCGGCGGCTCGACGGGTCTGATCGGCGACCCTCGGCCCACGGCGGAGCGCACGCTCAACACGCGCGAGACCGTCGAAGAGTGGGTGGGGCGACTGCGCGCGCAGGTCGAGCGCTACCTCAGCTTCGAGGGCGACAACGCCGCCCGTATCGTCAACAACCTCGACTGGACGGCGCCGCTGTCGGCGATCGACTTCCTGCGCGAGATCGGCAAGCACTACCGCGTGGGCACGATGCTCAAGAAGGATGCGGTCGCGGCGCGGCTGAGTTCGGATGAAGGCATCAGCTACACGGAGTTCAGCTACCAGATCCTGCAGGGCATGGACTTCCTCGAGCTGTACCGCCAGTACGACTGCGTGCTGCAGACGGGCGGGTCCGATCAGTGGGGAAACCTGACCAGCGGCACCGACCTCATCCGTCGGTCCGAAGGCGTCGCTGCGCATGCGATCGGCACGCCGCTGATCACCAACAGCGACGGCACCAAGTTCGGCAAGAGCGAGGGCAATGCGATCTGGCTCGACCCGGAGATGTGCAGTCCGTACCGGATGTACCAGTTCTGGCTCAGCACGGCGGACGCCGATGTGATCGAGCGCCTCAAGGTGTTCACATTCCTCACCCGCGCGGAGATCGAGGAGTACGAGGCGCTCGTGGAGTCCGAGCCCTTCCGGCGTGCCGCGCAGAAACGTCTGGCGCTCGAGGTCGTCGCCACCGTGCACGGCATCGATGCGACAGCCGCCGTGATCGCGGCATCCGAAGCGCTGTTCGGCCAGGGCGACCTGACCGCGCTCGATGCCTCGACGCTGCGCACCGCGCTCGAAGAGCTCCCGCACGCCACGGCCGAGGCCGGCTCGTCCGTCGTCGACGCGCTCGTCGCGACGGGGCTGGTCTCGAGCACGTCCGAGGCGCGACGCGCGATCGGTCAGGGGGGAGTCTCTCTCGACGGCGAACGCGTGCAGGACGACACGGTCACGGTGCGAGGAACCCTCCCGGGTGGGGTGTCGGTGCTCCGCCGGGGCAAGAAGACCCTCGCCGGTATCTTCCTCGCCTGA
- a CDS encoding DUF1349 domain-containing protein, with translation MPESHIIPWADASWTHDPADITVDGDHLLVTAVEGSDAWRHTAYGFVHDTEHALLAPLAVGEAMDVSFRAPWNGQFDQAGVFVRRDGEHWIKAGVEFADDHLGLGAVVTDRRSDWSVGYVDDWLGSEITVRVSRWQDAMIVRARADDGDWRLVRVAPFDGEAAASAGPFLAGPTRAGLVVRFTRWTMSAADAELH, from the coding sequence ATGCCTGAATCGCACATCATCCCCTGGGCCGACGCGTCCTGGACACACGACCCCGCCGACATCACGGTCGACGGCGACCATCTGCTCGTGACCGCGGTCGAGGGCAGCGACGCCTGGCGTCACACGGCCTACGGCTTCGTGCACGACACCGAGCACGCCCTGCTCGCCCCGCTGGCCGTGGGCGAGGCGATGGACGTCTCGTTCCGCGCTCCCTGGAACGGCCAGTTCGACCAGGCGGGCGTCTTCGTCCGCCGGGACGGCGAACACTGGATCAAGGCGGGCGTGGAGTTCGCCGACGACCACCTCGGTCTCGGCGCGGTGGTCACCGACAGGCGATCCGACTGGTCCGTCGGATACGTCGACGACTGGCTCGGCAGCGAGATCACCGTGCGGGTGAGCCGCTGGCAGGATGCCATGATCGTGCGCGCGCGTGCGGATGACGGCGACTGGCGACTGGTGCGCGTGGCGCCGTTCGACGGTGAGGCCGCCGCCTCGGCCGGACCGTTCCTCGCGGGCCCCACCCGCGCGGGCCTCGTCGTGCGCTTCACCCGCTGGACGATGTCGGCCGCTGACGCCGAGCTGCACTGA
- the argH gene encoding argininosuccinate lyase, which produces MVDAKNEGTNEGALWGARFATGPSPELVELSRSTHFDWILAPYDIAGSHAHATALAAAGYLEPDEATRMHDGLDAVARKVADGTLRPAPSDEDVHGALEQALIAELGPELGGRLRAGRSRNDQIATLVRMYLIDHAKVIARDLLRVIDALVAQAEAHPDAILPGRTHLQHAQPVLLAHHLQAHGWPLVRELERLVDWRRRAGVSPYGGGALAGSTLGLDPALVATELGLDRPAENSLDGTAARDVVAEFAFITAMTGVDISRLSEEIILWNTREFGFVTLHDGYSTGSSIMPQKKNPDIAELARGKSGRLIGNLSGLMATLKGLPLAYNRDLQEDKEPVFDSVQTLEVVLPAFAGMIATLRFDTERMAALAPEGFSLATDVAEWLVKRRVPFRDAHEISGALVRACEEQGIGLEDASDELLLSVSAHLVPEVREVLTIEGSVASRTGVGGTAPVRVAEQRAELVARAQAAAHALGL; this is translated from the coding sequence ATGGTCGACGCCAAGAACGAAGGCACCAACGAGGGCGCCCTCTGGGGCGCGCGGTTCGCGACCGGACCGTCGCCCGAGCTGGTGGAGCTCAGCCGATCGACCCACTTCGACTGGATCCTCGCGCCGTACGACATCGCGGGGTCGCACGCCCACGCCACGGCGCTCGCCGCGGCCGGGTACCTCGAGCCCGATGAGGCGACGAGGATGCACGACGGACTGGATGCCGTCGCGCGCAAGGTCGCCGACGGAACTCTCCGGCCCGCGCCCTCGGACGAGGATGTGCACGGAGCCCTCGAGCAGGCGCTGATCGCGGAGCTCGGCCCCGAGCTGGGCGGACGCCTGCGCGCCGGACGCAGCCGCAACGACCAGATCGCCACGCTCGTGCGGATGTACCTGATCGACCACGCCAAGGTGATCGCACGCGACCTGCTCCGTGTCATCGACGCGCTCGTCGCACAGGCCGAGGCGCATCCCGATGCGATTCTGCCCGGACGCACCCACCTGCAGCACGCGCAGCCCGTGCTGCTCGCCCATCACCTGCAGGCGCACGGCTGGCCGCTCGTCCGCGAGCTCGAGCGTCTCGTCGACTGGCGGCGTCGGGCCGGCGTCTCGCCCTACGGCGGGGGAGCGCTCGCGGGATCGACTCTCGGACTCGACCCCGCGCTCGTGGCCACGGAACTCGGCCTCGATCGTCCGGCCGAGAACTCGCTCGACGGCACCGCGGCACGCGATGTGGTCGCCGAGTTCGCCTTCATCACGGCGATGACCGGTGTCGACATCTCTCGGCTGAGCGAGGAGATCATCCTCTGGAACACGCGCGAGTTCGGGTTCGTCACGCTGCACGACGGGTACTCGACCGGGTCGAGCATCATGCCGCAGAAGAAGAACCCCGACATCGCCGAGCTCGCGCGCGGAAAGTCCGGGCGCCTGATCGGCAACCTCTCGGGCCTGATGGCGACCCTCAAAGGACTCCCGCTCGCGTACAACCGCGATCTGCAGGAGGACAAGGAGCCGGTCTTCGACTCCGTGCAGACCCTCGAGGTCGTGCTGCCCGCGTTCGCCGGCATGATCGCCACCCTCCGCTTCGACACCGAGCGGATGGCGGCACTCGCCCCTGAGGGATTCTCGCTCGCGACCGATGTCGCCGAGTGGCTCGTGAAGCGCCGAGTGCCGTTCCGCGACGCTCACGAGATCTCCGGAGCCCTGGTCCGGGCCTGCGAGGAGCAGGGCATCGGGCTGGAGGATGCCTCTGACGAGCTGCTGCTCTCGGTCTCAGCACACCTGGTGCCCGAGGTGCGCGAGGTGCTCACGATCGAGGGGTCGGTGGCGTCGCGCACCGGTGTCGGTGGCACCGCGCCCGTGCGGGTGGCCGAGCAGCGGGCCGAGCTCGTGGCTCGTGCCCAGGCGGCTGCGCACGCTCTCGGACTCTGA
- a CDS encoding acetylornithine transaminase has protein sequence MSNWQDDAASDLVLNAGPRLAMLTRGEGSYLWDSEGRRHLDFLAGIAVTSLGHAHPVFVEAVSRQAATLAHVSNYFATPSQLALAARLKRLAGAGLDGRVFFSNSGAEANEAAFKLARLHGGAEKPRILALQNGFHGRTMGSLALTAKESMRAPFEPMPGGVEHIPATVEALEAAMDDRVAAVIVEPIQGEAGVVELPEGYLQSARSLTLAHGALLIVDEIQTGAGRTGAWFGFSHEGITPDAITLAKGIGGGFPIGALVTFGAASSLFTPGSHGSTFGGNPLATAVADAVLAEIESAGLVENAARRGEELRDIITAIDSPLITGIRGRGLLIGVALSHPVANEVVAAAQERGLIVNAANPETVRIAPALTIGDAELTEFRELFAASLADVQASLTDSGKAPV, from the coding sequence ATGAGCAACTGGCAGGACGACGCAGCGAGCGATCTGGTCCTCAACGCAGGACCACGCCTGGCGATGCTCACCCGAGGGGAGGGGTCGTACCTCTGGGACTCCGAGGGACGTCGTCATCTGGACTTCCTCGCGGGAATCGCGGTGACCTCCCTCGGTCACGCGCATCCGGTGTTCGTCGAGGCCGTCTCGAGGCAGGCCGCCACACTCGCCCATGTCTCCAACTACTTCGCCACGCCGTCGCAGCTGGCACTCGCCGCGCGACTGAAGCGCCTGGCCGGTGCGGGTCTCGACGGACGCGTGTTCTTCTCGAACTCGGGGGCTGAGGCCAACGAGGCCGCCTTCAAGCTCGCGCGACTGCACGGTGGTGCGGAGAAGCCGCGCATCCTCGCCCTGCAGAACGGGTTCCACGGTCGCACCATGGGCTCGCTCGCGCTGACCGCCAAGGAATCCATGCGGGCGCCGTTCGAGCCGATGCCCGGGGGAGTCGAGCACATCCCCGCGACCGTCGAGGCGCTCGAGGCGGCGATGGACGACCGCGTCGCCGCGGTGATCGTCGAGCCCATCCAGGGCGAGGCCGGGGTCGTCGAGCTTCCCGAGGGGTACCTCCAGTCGGCCCGCTCCCTGACGTTGGCGCACGGCGCGCTGCTCATCGTCGATGAGATCCAGACGGGGGCGGGGCGCACCGGAGCCTGGTTCGGCTTCAGTCATGAGGGCATCACCCCCGACGCCATCACCCTCGCGAAGGGGATCGGCGGCGGCTTCCCCATCGGAGCGCTCGTCACCTTCGGAGCGGCGAGCTCGCTGTTCACACCCGGCTCCCACGGGTCCACCTTCGGCGGAAACCCGTTGGCGACCGCCGTGGCCGATGCCGTGCTCGCCGAGATCGAGAGCGCGGGACTCGTCGAGAACGCCGCGCGCCGCGGGGAGGAGCTCCGCGACATCATCACGGCGATCGATTCACCCCTCATCACCGGCATCCGCGGTCGCGGCCTCCTGATCGGCGTGGCGCTCAGCCACCCCGTCGCGAACGAGGTCGTCGCCGCCGCCCAGGAGCGCGGTCTCATCGTGAACGCCGCGAACCCCGAGACGGTGCGTATCGCGCCCGCACTCACGATCGGAGACGCGGAACTCACCGAGTTCCGCGAACTCTTCGCCGCATCGCTCGCCGATGTCCAGGCATCCCTCACCGACTCCGGAAAGGCCCCCGTATGA
- the argB gene encoding acetylglutamate kinase: MTDIQDVTPDVAAVKAATLIESLPWLKRFRDQIVVVKYGGNAMVSDELQEAFAQDIAYLRYVGVLPVVVHGGGPQISNMLQRLEIPSEFKGGYRVTNTEAISVVRMVLTGQVNPQLVSKINSHGPIATGLSGEDAGLFGGRRRGVVIDGEEIDLGRVGDVVEVDPTPVLDHLAAGRVPVVSSIAPDLDHPGQSLNVNADAAAAALAVALNARKLVILTDVPGLYADWPNRDSLVSHITSDALIEMLPSLESGMIPKMKACLDAIEGGVDAAAIIDGRVPHSVLVELFTSKGIGTEVVLGTTGTNA, from the coding sequence ATGACCGACATCCAGGACGTCACCCCCGACGTCGCCGCCGTGAAGGCCGCGACACTCATCGAGTCCCTGCCGTGGCTGAAGAGGTTCCGCGACCAGATCGTCGTCGTCAAATACGGCGGCAATGCGATGGTCTCCGACGAGCTGCAGGAGGCGTTCGCGCAGGACATCGCCTACCTCCGCTACGTGGGCGTGCTGCCGGTCGTCGTGCACGGCGGCGGTCCGCAGATCTCGAACATGCTGCAGCGGCTCGAGATCCCCAGTGAGTTCAAGGGCGGCTACCGGGTCACCAACACCGAGGCGATCAGCGTCGTGCGCATGGTGCTCACCGGCCAGGTCAACCCGCAGCTCGTCTCCAAGATCAACTCGCACGGGCCCATCGCGACCGGTCTCAGCGGGGAGGATGCCGGCCTCTTCGGCGGACGCCGTCGCGGTGTCGTCATCGACGGCGAGGAGATCGATCTCGGACGCGTCGGCGACGTGGTGGAGGTCGACCCGACGCCCGTGCTCGATCATCTCGCCGCCGGTCGCGTTCCGGTGGTCTCGAGCATCGCGCCCGATCTCGATCACCCCGGTCAGTCGCTGAATGTGAACGCGGATGCCGCGGCCGCCGCGCTTGCGGTGGCGCTCAATGCGCGCAAGCTCGTCATCCTCACGGATGTGCCGGGGCTCTACGCGGATTGGCCCAACCGGGACTCCCTCGTATCGCACATCACCTCGGACGCTCTCATCGAGATGCTCCCGAGCCTCGAATCCGGCATGATCCCGAAGATGAAGGCATGCCTGGATGCGATCGAGGGCGGCGTGGACGCCGCCGCCATCATCGACGGACGGGTGCCGCATTCGGTTCTCGTCGAACTCTTCACCAGCAAGGGAATCGGAACAGAAGTGGTCTTGGGAACGACAGGGACGAACGCATGA
- the argJ gene encoding bifunctional glutamate N-acetyltransferase/amino-acid acetyltransferase ArgJ: protein MSVTAPAGFEAAGVAAGLKSTGKPDVAVVVNRGPRKVGAAVFTSNRAKANPIIWSQQAVADRIVEAVVLNSGGANCFTGSFGFQTTHQTAEKAAELLGVSAGDVLVCSTGLIGVGDEVFRGKVLAGTEQAIAELSTEGGEVAAEAIMTTDSVAKTAVVSRDGWTIGGMAKGAGMLAPGLATMLVVITTDAVLEPLDADAALRAATGTTFDRLDSDGCMSTNDQVTLLANGASGIVPDTEEFSAALAELCLQLAVKLQGDAEGASHDITIEVQHAVSEGEAVEVGRSVARNNLFKAAIFGNDPNWGRVLAAIGTTNAQFDPYDVDVWMNGVRVCSEGGPDRPREEVDLTPRATHLVIDLKMGEATATILTNDLTHDYVHENSAYAS from the coding sequence GTGAGCGTCACCGCCCCCGCAGGATTCGAGGCGGCCGGAGTCGCCGCCGGTCTCAAGTCGACCGGCAAGCCCGATGTCGCCGTGGTCGTCAATCGAGGTCCCCGCAAGGTCGGCGCCGCCGTCTTCACGAGCAACCGCGCCAAGGCCAACCCGATCATCTGGTCGCAGCAGGCCGTCGCCGACCGGATCGTCGAGGCCGTCGTGCTGAACTCGGGCGGAGCGAACTGCTTCACCGGCAGCTTCGGCTTCCAGACGACGCATCAGACCGCCGAGAAGGCGGCGGAGCTCCTGGGCGTCAGCGCCGGCGACGTGCTCGTCTGCTCGACCGGTCTCATCGGCGTCGGCGACGAGGTCTTCCGCGGCAAGGTCCTCGCCGGCACAGAGCAGGCCATCGCCGAGCTCTCGACCGAGGGCGGCGAGGTCGCGGCCGAGGCGATCATGACCACCGACAGTGTGGCGAAGACCGCCGTCGTGAGCCGTGACGGCTGGACCATCGGCGGCATGGCGAAGGGGGCGGGCATGCTGGCCCCGGGCCTCGCCACCATGCTGGTCGTCATCACCACGGACGCCGTGCTCGAACCGCTCGATGCGGATGCCGCGCTGCGTGCCGCGACCGGAACCACGTTCGACCGGCTCGACTCCGACGGGTGCATGTCGACCAACGACCAGGTCACGCTGCTCGCCAACGGTGCCTCAGGGATCGTTCCCGACACCGAGGAGTTCTCGGCGGCCCTCGCCGAGCTGTGCCTGCAGCTCGCGGTCAAGCTGCAGGGCGACGCCGAGGGCGCGAGCCACGACATCACCATCGAGGTGCAGCACGCGGTGTCCGAGGGGGAGGCCGTGGAGGTCGGTCGCTCCGTCGCGCGGAACAATCTGTTCAAGGCCGCCATCTTCGGCAACGACCCCAACTGGGGCCGGGTGCTCGCCGCCATCGGCACCACGAACGCGCAGTTCGACCCGTACGACGTGGACGTGTGGATGAACGGCGTCAGGGTGTGCAGCGAGGGCGGTCCCGATCGTCCACGCGAAGAGGTCGATCTGACCCCGCGTGCGACCCACCTGGTCATCGATCTGAAGATGGGCGAGGCCACGGCCACGATCCTCACGAACGACCTCACCCACGACTACGTGCACGAGAACAGCGCCTACGCCTCATGA